From Anopheles arabiensis isolate DONGOLA chromosome 3, AaraD3, whole genome shotgun sequence, a single genomic window includes:
- the LOC120902032 gene encoding opsin-3-like: MFLGNESISEGAMLMPMARTAGEMPKLLGWNLPPEEQYLVHDHWKGFPSPPYYMHLMLAMIYFVLMNTSLIGNGIVLWIFGTSKSLRNGSNMFIINLAIFDLLMMCEMPMFLVNSFSERLVGYGVGCSVYAALGSMSGIGGAISNAVIAFDRYRTISNPLDGRLSRVQASLLICLTWLWTMPFTLLPLFEIWGRYIPEGYLTTCSFDYLTDDPDTRVFVGCIFTWAYVIPMIFICYFYARLFGHVRQHEMMLKNQARKMNVESLTANRSEKAQAVEMRIAKAAFTIFFLFVCAWTPYAIVTMIGAFGDRTMLTPFVTMVPAVCCKIVSCLDPWVYAISHPKYRQELERRLPWMGIKEADDSVSTTESKATVVADQAAGNGGDNAAN, encoded by the exons ATGTTTCTCGGGAACGAATCCATCTCGGAGGGCGCCATGCTGATGCCGATGGCGCGCACTGCTGGCGAAATGCCGAAGCTGCTGGGGTGGAATCTCCCACCTGAGGAGCAGTACCTAGTGCACGATCACTGGAAGGGATTTCCTTCACCGCCGTACTACATGCACCTGATGCTTGCGATGATCTACTTCGTGCTGATGAACACTTCCCTCATCGGTAATGGTATTGTGCTGTGGATCTTTGGCAC CTCCAAATCGCTCCGCAATGGTTCGAACATGTTCATTATTAACTTGGCCATCTTCGATCTGCTGATGATGTGCGAGATGCCCATGTTCCTGGTCAACTCGTTCTCGGAGCGACTGGTCGGCTACGGGGTGGGATGCTCGGTGTATGCGGCCCTCGGCAGTATGTCCGGCATCGGTGGTGCCATCTCGAATGCCGTGATCGCGTTCGACCGGTATCGTACGATCTCGAACCCGCTCGATGGACGACTGAGTCGTGTGCAGGCGAGCTTGTTGATCTGCCTTACCTGGCTCTGGACGATGCCGTTCACACTGCTGCCCCTGTTCGAGATCTGGGGACGCTACATTCCGGAAGGATATCTGACGACTTGTTCGTTCGACTATCTTACCGACGATCCGGACACGCGCGTATTTGTCGGCTGCATCTTCACCTGGGCGTACGTGATTCCGATGATCTTCATCTGCTACTTCTACGCCCGGCTCTTCGGTCACGTCCGTCAGCATGAGATGATGCTGAAGAATCAGGCACGCAAGATGAACGTCGAATCGCTCACGGCGAACCGTAGCGAGAAGGCACAGGCCGTCGAGATGCGAATCGCCAAGGCCGCCTTCACGATCTTCTTCCTGTTCGTGTGTGCCTGGACACCGTACGCCATCGTCACGATGATTGGTGCATTCGGCGACAG GACGATGCTGACTCCGTTCGTTACCATGGTGCCGGCGGTTTGCTGTAAGATCGTGTCCTGTCTCGATCCGTGGGTGTACGCCATAAGCCATCCCAAGTACCGTCAGGAGCTTGAACGCCGCCTGCCGTGGATGGGCATCAAGGAGGCGGACGACAGTGTCAGCACGACCGAAAGCAAAGCCACCGTCGTCGCTGACCAAGCTGCGGGTAACGGTGGAGACAACGCTGCCAACTAG
- the LOC120903890 gene encoding uncharacterized protein LOC120903890 has translation MPASKCECVKCDSPNDIDDMVQCQDCKKWCHFSCAGVGESVAEEYWVCEKCVGKGPGPSMKTRRPRSEKAMAVVAGPSQQPDLPKSSERSESMPGTSEEPSAKPLKIPTVAASHSKKTVSNSSRLSAQVALQRLEKEQALQKQLILAEKQKMEAEITAKMAKLQLQHESQRNALEDELENLSVYSAATKTDRTAEWVKQQRQKQQGTSLAQREVEPSSQHMPQASSSTPIVTPRETPVRATAQSIARDMYPKKLPIFSGCSKEWAVFLNCYNESTRACGYTDGENTIRLVECLKGPARDAVQSKLRLPNAAPLIIKRLEKLFGKPAQLIRQLTDSVRKLDPPKPEQLNSLITFGLEVVNLCDHLTLSNMKSHFNNPELLADLVEKLPATRRLEWSRFKNKFAEPTIKHFGEFMEALVDDACDVTAYVPPRADHPRTSRSFHSHVHSQSAKTEANTSVSSASQLSNVKCLVCDIRGHVAKHCELFKRMDVDERCECVLRLQLCSTCLNKHGSKPCRSRFLCRVPGCSGRHHTLLHRGQNTQQVHYQTHHDSRQPAIFRIVSVTVYNKGRAVDAVAFLDEGSSVTLVEAELASKLGLDGEVEPLELCWTGNVTRRESTSRRVSFQISAKGEGRRYSIAAAHTVKQLSLPSNNVNYDALIRSFLHLQHLPTSSLEHRKPSLLIGLNDVDLIRPLETRFGLPHEPIAVRSALGWAIYGPNNAKTGRTMLGMHQIPQQLEESSRGKVCDEGTQDDLLQEILPESSREPHRDEGANTDLQEELVIPQQSAAQQEEKKHCE, from the exons ATGCCCGCGAGTAAGTGCGAGTGTGTGAAGTGCGATTCGCCAAACGACATCGATGATATGGTGCAATGTCAAGATTGCAAAAAGTGGTGTCACTTTAGTTGCGCTGGAGTTGGTGAAAGTGTGGCGGAAGAATACTgggtgtgcgaaaagtgcgtaGGAAAAGGGCCAGGACCGTCGATGAAGACGAGGCGCCCAAGGAGTGAGAAAGCGATGGCGGTTGTTGCAGGACCAAGCCAGCAGCCCGATCTTCCTAAAAGTTCGGAGAGATCGGAGTCGATGCCTGGTACAAGCGAAGAACCATCGGCTAAGCCTCTTAAAATTCCTACCGTCGCAGCAAGCCACTCGAAGAAAACCGTCTCCAACTCTTCGCGTTTGTCGGCTCAAGTGGCTCTCCAACGTTTGGAAAAGGAGCAAGCGCTGCAAAAGCAATTAATACTGgcagaaaaacagaaaatggaGGCCGAGATTACGGCGAAGATGGCCAAGCTGCAGTTGCAACATGAAAGCCAACGCAACGCTTTGGAAGACGAGCTGGAGAACCTATCGGTTTATTCAGCAGCCACTAAAACCGACAGAACAGCTGAATGGGTGAAGCAACAAAGGCAGAAGCAACAAGGAACATCATTAGCTCAAAGAGAAGTTGAGCCCTCATCGCAGCATATGCCGCAGGCAAGCTCGTCGACCCCGATAGTGACGCCGCGTGAGACTCCTGTGCGAGCGACAGCGCAGAGCATCGCGCGAGATATGTACCCGAAAAAGTTGCCTATCTTTTCGGGATGCTCGAAGGAATGGGCAGTATTTCTCAACTGCTACAACGAGTCGACAAGAGCATGCGGATATACGGACGGCGAAAATACCATACGGTTAGTAGAGTGTTTGAAAGGCCCCGCTCGAGATGCCGTTCAGTCAAAGCTAAGACTGCCCAACGCCGCACCTCTTATCATCAAGCGACTGGAGAAGCTGTTTGGAAAGCCGGCTCAGCTAATAAGGCAGCTTACGGATAGTGTGCGGAAGTTAGATCCACCGAAACCCGAACAGTTGAATAGCCTGATCACGTTCGGGCTAGAAGTGGTGAACTTGTGTGACCACCTGACGCTCAGCAACATGAAAAGTCACTTTAACAACCCTGAGCTACTAGCAGACTTGGTGGAAAAACTTCCCGCTACGAGGAGGCTGGAATGGTCTcggtttaaaaacaaatttgccGAGCCAACTATTAAACACTTCGGGGAGTTCATGGAGGCTTTGGTGGATGACGCGTGCGACGTTACCGCGTATGTCCCCCCCCGAGCAGATCATCCAAGGACGTCTAGGAGTTTCCACTCACACGTCCACTCACAATCTGccaaaacggaagcaaataCGAGTGTTTCGAGCGCCTCACAATTAAGTAACGTCAAGTGCCTGGTTTGTGACATTCGTGGACACGTTGCCAAACATTGTGAGTTGTTCAAACGGATGGATGTGGACGAGCGGTGTGAATGCGTATTAAGGCTACAACTCTGCTCGACCTGCCTTAACAAACACGGGTCTAAGCCGTGTAGATCACGATTTTTGTGTCGTGTACCAGGATGCAGCGGACGACATCATACTTTGCTTCACCGCGGCCAAAACACCCAGCAGGTGCACTACCAAACGCACCACGACTCTAGACAACCCGCAATTTTCCGCATCGTCTCAGTGACAGTCTACAACAAAGGGCGAGCCGTGGATGCTGTAGCTTTCCTGGACGAAGGATCATCCGTCACCCTGGTGGAAGCTGAATTAGCTTCAAAGTTGGGACTTGACGGAGAAGTGGAACCATTGGAGCTCTGCTGGACAGGCAATGTGACCAGGAGGGAATCTACATCGCGACGAGTGAGCTTCCAGATATCGGCGAAGGGGGAAGGGCGGCGCTATTCTATAGCAGCCGCCCACACAGTGAAACAGCTAAGTCTACCGTCCAATAACGTAAATTACGACGCACTGATAAGATCCTTTCTACACTTGCAGCACCTTCCAACGTCATCCCTGGAGCACCGGAAACCATCGTTGCTGATCGGTCTCAATGATGTGGATTTGATCCGACCTCTGGAAACTCGGTTCGGTCTACCCCACGAACCCATCGCAGTAAGGAGCGCCCTGGGCTGGGCCATCTACGGGCCAAACAACGCAAAGACAGGAAGGACGATGCTGGGAATGCATCAAATTCCCCAGCAACTAGAAGAGAGTTCCCGCGGAAAAGTCTGCGACGAGGGAACGCAAGACGATCTTCTACAAGAGATCCTACCGGAGAGCTCCCGCGAACCCCATCGCGATGAGGGAGCTAACACGGATCTACAGGAGGAATTGGTGATTCCACAACAATCG GCAGCTCAacaggaagaaaagaaacactgCGAGTGA